A single region of the Gemella sp. zg-570 genome encodes:
- a CDS encoding single-stranded DNA-binding protein codes for MLNQVMLIGRLVKKPELRESESGLSYLKSTIAVQSQYKNKDGEYEVEFLEFTAFGKVAKNTATYCDKGSMINIIGSLTNNVYKDKKGMNHYQISIIANKVNFLSKGNKKEEIKDTEDIFTLGQ; via the coding sequence ATGTTAAATCAAGTTATGTTAATAGGAAGATTAGTTAAAAAACCAGAATTAAGAGAAAGTGAATCAGGGCTTAGTTATCTTAAATCTACAATAGCAGTGCAATCTCAATACAAAAATAAAGATGGTGAATATGAAGTAGAATTTTTAGAATTTACAGCCTTTGGGAAAGTAGCTAAAAATACTGCAACTTATTGTGATAAGGGAAGTATGATAAATATCATAGGTTCTTTAACTAATAATGTGTATAAGGACAAAAAAGGAATGAATCACTATCAAATTTCAATTATTGCAAACAAGGTAAATTTTTTAAGTAAGGGTAATAAAAAAGAAGAAATAAAAGATACAGAAGATATTTTTACTTTGGGTCAATAA
- a CDS encoding nitroreductase family protein, whose product MTINNDFKDIVFGRKSIKIYDENVKISNEEILKMIDEAATAPSSFNFQPWRFVVVNTPEGKEKLKPMVNFNLRQNETSAAMLVIFGDKKCQNYGEEIYQEAVDKGYMPQDVKDKILPGFVELYDKLSNEQMTNVVKVDASLFAMQFMLIARAYGYDTNAIGGFNHSEIAETLNMDKERYVPVMIISIGKAAAEARETVRLAAEKITKFI is encoded by the coding sequence ATGACAATTAATAATGATTTTAAAGATATAGTTTTCGGAAGAAAATCTATAAAAATATATGATGAAAATGTAAAAATATCAAATGAAGAAATTTTGAAAATGATTGATGAAGCGGCAACTGCTCCTTCTTCTTTTAACTTCCAGCCATGGCGTTTTGTTGTAGTAAATACTCCAGAGGGTAAAGAAAAATTAAAACCTATGGTAAATTTTAATTTACGTCAAAACGAAACTTCAGCTGCCATGCTAGTTATATTTGGCGATAAAAAATGCCAAAATTATGGCGAAGAAATTTATCAAGAAGCAGTAGACAAGGGATATATGCCTCAAGATGTAAAAGATAAAATACTACCAGGTTTTGTAGAACTTTACGATAAACTTTCTAATGAACAGATGACTAATGTTGTAAAAGTAGATGCAAGTTTATTTGCCATGCAATTTATGTTGATTGCTAGAGCATATGGTTATGATACTAATGCCATAGGAGGATTTAATCACTCAGAAATAGCAGAAACATTAAATATGGATAAGGAAAGATATGTTCCTGTCATGATAATTTCTATCGGTAAAGCAGCCGCAGAAGCTAGAGAAACAGTAAGACTAGCTGCAGAAAAAATTACAAAATTTATTTAA
- a CDS encoding leucyl aminopeptidase, translating to MNFKYNTTGGVVVTEFYKGDKQNTDLFEYAVEKGVFSDEYGSLYSHLPFNDVKEVFLGLGDEELLSEDLYREIYFKLAKKLIAEKEYEFTLTLSANVEYIKAALEGLYHATYSFDKYKTDRKKLPELTINVNSNIAEVEFFEILAEVKDIMQSIFLSRDLVNERAEYLYPETLANIAKEKLSKVGVEVSIYDEKECEEMGLTAFLSVGRASERKPRFIVMKYLNNPESEEIYGFVGKGVTYDTGGYSLKPSASMETMNCDMGGAGTVIGAIHLIASRKVKTNVIAVVAACENMVSGSSYKPGDVIYSLSGKTIEVENTDAEGRITLADSIYYTTNKLKVTKVIDIATLTGACVVALGEIFTGSITNNQEFFDKFKLAADKAGERVWQMPVDDSYRRLNKSKVADVKNTGGRYGGMITAGLFIENFVYNNIPWIHLDIAGTAYLSKPEKYMVAGATGIHVKTLYNLVK from the coding sequence ATGAATTTTAAATACAATACAACAGGTGGAGTTGTAGTAACAGAATTTTATAAGGGAGATAAACAAAATACAGACTTATTTGAATATGCAGTAGAAAAAGGTGTTTTTTCAGATGAATATGGTTCTCTATATAGTCATTTACCATTTAATGATGTAAAAGAAGTATTTTTAGGTTTGGGTGATGAAGAATTACTTAGTGAAGACTTGTACAGAGAAATTTATTTTAAATTAGCTAAAAAATTAATAGCTGAAAAAGAATATGAATTTACTTTGACCTTATCTGCTAATGTAGAATATATAAAGGCAGCTCTTGAAGGTCTTTATCATGCAACTTATAGTTTTGATAAATATAAAACTGATAGAAAAAAATTACCAGAATTAACTATTAATGTAAATAGTAATATTGCTGAAGTAGAATTTTTTGAAATATTAGCAGAAGTAAAAGATATTATGCAGTCTATCTTTTTAAGTAGAGATTTAGTAAATGAAAGAGCAGAATACTTATATCCTGAAACTTTGGCAAATATTGCTAAAGAAAAACTTTCTAAAGTTGGTGTAGAAGTTAGTATTTATGATGAAAAAGAATGTGAAGAAATGGGCTTAACTGCATTTTTATCTGTTGGACGTGCTTCTGAAAGAAAACCAAGATTTATTGTTATGAAATATCTGAACAATCCTGAATCAGAAGAAATTTATGGCTTTGTAGGAAAAGGTGTAACTTATGATACAGGAGGTTATTCACTTAAACCATCAGCCAGCATGGAAACTATGAATTGTGATATGGGTGGAGCAGGAACAGTAATAGGAGCCATTCACTTAATAGCAAGTAGAAAAGTAAAAACTAATGTTATTGCAGTAGTGGCAGCTTGTGAAAATATGGTAAGTGGAAGTTCATATAAACCTGGAGATGTGATTTATTCTCTATCAGGTAAAACTATTGAAGTAGAAAATACTGATGCAGAAGGAAGAATTACACTTGCTGATTCTATCTACTATACAACTAATAAATTAAAAGTAACTAAAGTTATAGATATTGCGACTTTAACAGGAGCGTGTGTGGTTGCACTTGGAGAAATTTTTACAGGATCTATAACAAATAATCAAGAATTTTTCGATAAATTTAAGCTAGCAGCTGACAAGGCTGGAGAAAGAGTATGGCAAATGCCAGTAGATGATAGTTATAGAAGATTAAATAAATCTAAGGTTGCTGATGTAAAAAATACTGGTGGAAGATACGGAGGAATGATTACTGCTGGTTTATTTATAGAAAATTTTGTTTATAATAATATTCCTTGGATACATCTTGATATAGCTGGAACGGCTTATTTATCAAAACCAGAAAAATATATGGTAGCTGGTGCCACTGGTATTCATGTTAAAACTCTTTATAATTTAGTAAAATAA
- a CDS encoding FAD-dependent oxidoreductase, with translation MKNIAIIGGGISGVTTAYFLDRLASSKSKKINIDIIEKNSEFAKDKLNKFQYGQEIYDSGWHNSINNNSVLFQFMLELGLYRYLIKSKNTSKVIYTKSGLKNIPKKMLFGYPLDRNELLASDLLSFKDKISILFGLYNKFNFRNLSIISVKDFFINNTNSKFYNKIVEPILTSHYGSDISNQSLSLVIPQLAFATIKNSDIKNVIENMYSNNVVDNITSGYEYILKFTLRSFLENIESNLGNKVFTEFNNEVTNIEKEDGKYALTIGNKKRYYDYVIISVKHTEFLEWFKEDRKLINYYKDLKFISNIVITIICKKDSLMINPEIGEIIFDKQVDSFITNVEYVSNKWVEIKSKNIHMLRVYVKRQSKVNKLINKSDKEIENIISNELKSIHKNFTFEKMYINKIENNYMYADIKYSKYIHEIGEYLARAYDRIYFIGNSKKAINLENTILEARETAKNLIELI, from the coding sequence TTGAAAAATATAGCAATTATAGGTGGTGGAATATCTGGTGTAACCACAGCCTATTTTTTAGATAGATTGGCAAGTTCAAAATCTAAGAAAATAAATATTGATATTATAGAAAAAAATTCTGAATTTGCCAAAGACAAGCTAAATAAATTTCAATATGGTCAAGAAATTTATGATAGTGGCTGGCATAATTCTATTAATAATAACAGCGTATTATTTCAGTTCATGCTTGAATTAGGGCTTTATAGATACTTAATTAAAAGTAAAAATACAAGCAAAGTAATTTATACAAAAAGTGGTTTAAAAAATATACCTAAAAAAATGCTATTTGGCTATCCCTTAGATAGAAATGAATTATTGGCTAGTGATTTATTATCTTTTAAGGATAAAATTTCAATTTTATTTGGTTTGTATAATAAATTTAACTTTAGAAATTTAAGTATTATTAGTGTAAAAGATTTTTTTATAAATAATACTAATAGTAAATTTTACAATAAAATAGTAGAACCAATACTGACAAGTCATTATGGCAGTGATATTTCTAACCAAAGTTTATCGCTTGTTATTCCCCAATTAGCTTTTGCAACAATAAAAAATTCTGATATTAAAAATGTTATTGAAAATATGTATAGCAATAATGTAGTTGATAATATTACATCTGGTTATGAATATATCCTAAAATTTACCCTGCGTTCATTTTTAGAAAATATAGAATCTAATCTTGGTAATAAAGTTTTTACAGAATTTAATAATGAAGTTACTAATATTGAAAAAGAAGATGGAAAATATGCCTTAACAATAGGTAATAAAAAAAGATATTATGACTATGTAATTATAAGTGTAAAACATACAGAATTTTTAGAATGGTTTAAGGAAGATAGAAAACTTATAAATTATTATAAAGACTTAAAATTTATTTCTAATATTGTTATAACCATAATATGTAAAAAAGATAGTTTAATGATAAATCCAGAAATAGGGGAAATTATTTTTGATAAACAAGTCGATTCATTTATTACCAATGTAGAATATGTTAGTAACAAATGGGTGGAAATTAAATCAAAAAATATACATATGCTTAGGGTTTATGTAAAAAGACAATCTAAAGTAAATAAACTTATAAATAAATCTGATAAAGAAATAGAAAATATTATAAGTAATGAATTAAAATCAATACACAAAAATTTTACTTTTGAAAAAATGTATATAAATAAAATAGAAAATAACTATATGTATGCTGACATAAAATATAGTAAATATATTCATGAAATAGGTGAATACCTTGCTAGAGCCTATGATAGAATTTATTTCATAGGAAATTCTAAAAAGGCAATTAATTTAGAAAATACAATTTTAGAAGCAAGAGAAACAGCAAAAAATTTAATTGAATTAATATAG
- a CDS encoding ABC transporter permease → MGNIKEILRLRIKKENEKRASYRKYIFNSHLVMFLLILIGAIMFNYSNWLNKASNFELYSVLFSLQFLMAYLLTTLKVKTYIREADSIFILPQEINYKKIINKLISGTIITKLFISIFFISVSYPIINKLEFSIFSFLSYFLSIFITIIFFTIYKYYKVFYDNLDMKDMLIMFFVYIFIVINFLILPKVNFIFILAILIFYNYKKNMSNNINWYGAAEYDKIRNENYLKFINMFVDVPINTTKVSRRKYLDILLPKLSNNNFSRENTYRYYYIRAFLRQENTVFLIIRLLALAIIFVISFKNVYVSAVIIILFNYLAVIQLIPSYKRLNELIWSYILPVDEEIKYKSFKELIYKYLLVSSCILLFIALVINFNFLNLVILFIATIMASLINTYFLSKSV, encoded by the coding sequence ATGGGTAATATAAAAGAAATTTTAAGATTAAGAATAAAAAAAGAAAACGAAAAAAGAGCTAGTTACAGGAAGTATATTTTTAATTCTCATCTGGTTATGTTTTTACTAATATTAATAGGGGCTATAATGTTTAATTATTCAAATTGGCTAAATAAGGCGAGTAATTTTGAACTATATTCAGTTTTATTTTCCTTGCAATTTTTAATGGCATATTTGCTTACTACTTTAAAAGTAAAAACATATATAAGAGAAGCAGATTCAATATTTATCTTACCTCAAGAGATTAATTATAAAAAAATTATTAATAAATTAATTTCTGGAACAATTATAACTAAGTTATTTATTAGTATATTTTTTATAAGTGTAAGTTATCCTATAATAAATAAGCTAGAATTTTCGATTTTTAGCTTCTTATCATATTTTTTATCTATTTTTATAACAATAATATTTTTTACTATCTACAAATATTATAAAGTTTTTTATGATAATCTTGATATGAAAGATATGCTTATTATGTTTTTTGTTTATATTTTTATAGTTATTAATTTTTTAATACTACCTAAAGTGAATTTTATTTTTATTTTAGCAATTTTAATTTTTTATAATTATAAAAAAAATATGAGTAATAACATTAATTGGTACGGGGCAGCAGAATATGATAAGATTAGAAATGAAAATTATTTAAAATTTATAAATATGTTTGTAGATGTTCCTATAAATACTACAAAAGTTTCCAGAAGAAAATATTTAGATATATTACTACCTAAACTTAGCAATAATAACTTTTCAAGGGAAAATACTTATAGATATTATTATATAAGAGCTTTTTTAAGACAAGAAAATACAGTATTTTTAATAATAAGACTTCTTGCTCTTGCTATTATTTTTGTAATTAGTTTTAAAAATGTTTATGTTAGTGCTGTAATAATTATTTTATTTAATTATTTAGCTGTAATTCAGTTGATACCTAGCTATAAAAGATTAAATGAACTTATTTGGTCTTATATTTTACCTGTTGATGAGGAGATAAAATATAAGAGTTTTAAGGAGCTTATATACAAATATTTATTAGTTTCAAGTTGCATTTTATTGTTTATAGCCCTAGTAATTAATTTTAATTTTTTAAATTTAGTTATACTCTTTATTGCAACTATAATGGCAAGTTTAATAAATACTTATTTTTTAAGTAAATCGGTATAG
- a CDS encoding ABC transporter ATP-binding protein — translation MTLKINNLSGGYNRKKVIEDINFEVPSGSITALIGLNGAGKSTTIKHILGLLKATEGSIFIDNLSLEKNLETYRQSISYVPESPVLYDELTLEEHINVTAMAYGLDMDTAWQRADKLLNLFKLEDKKKFFPIYFSKGMKQKVMLICAFLIEPNLYIIDEPFLGLDPIAINSLIKLICDEKEKGKSILMSTHILATAEKYCDNFVIIHEGKILASGDLEKLRNKFNMPAASLDEIYLSITTKE, via the coding sequence ATGACATTAAAAATTAATAATTTATCTGGTGGTTACAATAGAAAAAAAGTTATAGAAGATATAAATTTTGAAGTTCCGTCAGGTAGTATAACAGCCCTAATAGGATTAAATGGTGCAGGCAAAAGCACCACTATAAAACATATACTGGGATTATTAAAAGCTACTGAAGGTAGTATTTTTATAGATAATCTTAGCTTAGAAAAAAATTTGGAAACTTATAGACAAAGTATATCTTATGTTCCAGAAAGTCCTGTTCTTTATGATGAATTAACTTTGGAAGAACATATAAATGTTACGGCTATGGCTTATGGTTTGGATATGGATACTGCTTGGCAAAGAGCTGATAAATTGCTTAATTTGTTTAAGTTAGAAGATAAGAAAAAATTTTTCCCTATATATTTTTCAAAGGGTATGAAGCAAAAAGTTATGCTTATATGTGCTTTTTTAATAGAGCCTAACTTATATATTATTGATGAACCATTTTTAGGTTTAGACCCAATAGCTATAAATAGTTTAATAAAACTTATTTGTGATGAAAAAGAAAAAGGGAAAAGTATTTTGATGTCTACGCACATTCTTGCTACTGCAGAAAAATATTGTGATAATTTCGTTATTATTCATGAAGGGAAGATATTAGCATCTGGAGATTTAGAAAAGCTGAGAAATAAATTTAATATGCCTGCTGCTTCCTTAGATGAAATATATTTATCAATAACAACTAAGGAGTAA
- the coaE gene encoding dephospho-CoA kinase (Dephospho-CoA kinase (CoaE) performs the final step in coenzyme A biosynthesis.), whose product MKIAITGSIACGKSTVTKYLLKKKYVVIDADKIGHDILLDFKVKEEIRNIFSEKVFDGKEINRKKLGEIVFNSKEKLALLNKISHPRIREIIIEKLSKENDLVFLDMALLFEANFFDLVDKIIVVHLDYDKQLERLMTRNSLTRKEAEKRISSQLSSDHKKNLADFVIDNNGSIKETEEQVDYILKIIEGEVDDIKN is encoded by the coding sequence ATGAAAATTGCTATAACAGGAAGTATTGCTTGCGGAAAAAGTACAGTTACTAAATATTTACTAAAAAAAAAATATGTAGTAATTGATGCTGATAAAATTGGACATGATATACTTTTAGATTTTAAAGTAAAAGAAGAAATAAGAAATATTTTTTCAGAGAAAGTTTTTGACGGAAAAGAAATTAATAGAAAAAAACTTGGAGAAATAGTTTTTAATAGCAAAGAAAAACTTGCTTTGTTAAACAAGATAAGCCACCCTAGAATAAGGGAAATAATTATTGAAAAATTATCAAAAGAAAATGATCTAGTATTTTTAGATATGGCACTTCTTTTTGAAGCTAATTTTTTTGATTTGGTTGATAAAATTATAGTTGTTCATTTAGATTATGATAAGCAACTAGAAAGACTTATGACTAGAAATTCTTTAACAAGAAAAGAGGCTGAAAAAAGAATTTCCAGTCAGTTATCTTCTGACCATAAAAAGAATTTAGCAGATTTTGTAATAGATAATAATGGAAGTATTAAAGAAACTGAAGAGCAAGTTGATTATATTTTGAAAATTATTGAAGGAGAAGTAGATGACATTAAAAATTAA
- a CDS encoding solute carrier family 23 protein translates to MTNNGRLKPILDVNEKPKLALWITLSLQHLFAMFGATVLVPILTGLPASVALATSGIGTLTYIIITRGKIPAYLGSSFAFITPIIVLSTSHNVQTAMLGAFLASLVYGFVALFIAKFGVNWLLKLLPPVVVGPIIVVIGLGLSPTAVDMAMNKTVNGVKEYSLENFLVALSTLAVTIICCVAFKGFAKQIPVLLGIVFGYIIACIAGIVDFTPVIEAAWFKVPEFIIPFVTYKPEWNVAALAMVPIAIVTINEHIGHQMVLSEVVGKNFIKDPGLHRSILADGIAMMFASLLGGPPSTTYGENIGVLAITRIFSVFVLAGAAVFALALSFIGKFSALISTIPNPVMGGVSILLFGIIASSGLRMLVDEKVDLSINRNLVISSVIIVLGVGGAMLKFESINFELPAMALAAISGVLLNAFLPKEVK, encoded by the coding sequence ATGACTAACAATGGAAGATTAAAACCTATCTTAGATGTAAATGAAAAACCAAAGTTAGCCTTATGGATAACGTTGAGTTTACAACATTTATTTGCCATGTTTGGAGCTACTGTTTTAGTACCAATTTTAACTGGTCTACCCGCTAGTGTGGCATTGGCAACATCAGGTATAGGAACATTAACTTATATTATTATTACGAGAGGTAAGATACCTGCTTATTTGGGGTCTTCATTTGCATTTATTACACCTATTATAGTTTTATCTACTTCTCACAATGTTCAAACGGCAATGCTCGGAGCCTTTTTAGCCAGTTTAGTTTATGGTTTTGTGGCTTTATTTATTGCTAAATTTGGGGTTAATTGGTTACTAAAATTATTACCACCAGTTGTTGTAGGACCTATAATAGTGGTAATAGGTCTTGGTTTATCACCAACCGCAGTAGATATGGCTATGAATAAAACTGTAAATGGCGTAAAAGAATATAGTTTAGAAAATTTTTTAGTAGCCTTATCTACTTTAGCTGTAACAATAATTTGTTGTGTTGCATTTAAAGGTTTTGCAAAACAAATACCAGTTCTGCTTGGTATAGTCTTTGGATATATAATAGCATGCATAGCTGGAATTGTAGATTTCACACCAGTAATAGAAGCTGCCTGGTTTAAAGTTCCAGAATTTATAATACCATTTGTAACTTACAAACCTGAATGGAATGTTGCCGCCTTGGCTATGGTTCCTATTGCAATAGTTACAATTAATGAACATATAGGACACCAAATGGTTTTATCAGAAGTAGTAGGTAAAAATTTTATTAAAGACCCTGGCTTACACAGGTCAATACTAGCAGACGGGATTGCAATGATGTTTGCATCACTTTTAGGTGGTCCACCAAGTACAACTTATGGTGAAAATATCGGAGTTTTAGCTATAACAAGAATATTCTCTGTTTTTGTTTTGGCGGGTGCTGCAGTTTTTGCCCTAGCTTTAAGTTTTATCGGTAAATTTTCTGCTTTAATATCAACTATACCTAATCCTGTAATGGGTGGTGTATCAATATTATTATTTGGAATTATTGCTTCTAGTGGATTAAGAATGCTAGTAGATGAAAAAGTTGATTTAAGCATTAATAGAAATTTAGTAATTTCATCAGTAATAATAGTATTAGGTGTTGGTGGAGCTATGTTGAAATTTGAAAGCATTAATTTTGAATTGCCAGCCATGGCTCTAGCAGCTATATCAGGAGTTTTATTAAATGCCTTTTTACCAAAAGAAGTTAAGTAG